One genomic region from Bradysia coprophila strain Holo2 unplaced genomic scaffold, BU_Bcop_v1 contig_176, whole genome shotgun sequence encodes:
- the LOC119075070 gene encoding uncharacterized protein LOC119075070 encodes MTKFGVFLLLVTTISVSAVYFECEYDYFRLGNIIGSQYSCHGMPRGGMDDPVVRGITGLHHTGRTNADVIGFYMYHDKRMTFIPRGLTPFFTNMRALALLNCSLTNLGSDDMVGYHSLQALSLRENYIERIEPGFYQHVPNLLETNMFQNRLREVGHNILAPLVLLTGANFVDNYCINMSASDSNTLLALQNALNANCSMVQESDQN; translated from the exons ATGACGAAATTTGGAGTGTTCCTTCTTCTGGTCACGACAATATCAGTCTCTGCAGTCTACTTCGAATGTGAGTACGACTACTTTCGATTAGGAAACATTATTGGATCTCAATACTCATGTCATGGCATGCCTCGAGGTGGCATGGACGATCCAGTTGTTCGGGGAATCACAGGACTTCACCATACCGGTCGAACTAATGCGGACGTCATTGGTTTTTATATGTATCACGACAAGAGAATGACCTTCATACCACGAGGATTAACTCCGTTTT TTACTAACATGCGTGCTTTAGCATTACTAAACTGCTCACTTACCAATCTTGGATCGGATGATATGGTGGGATATCACAGTCTGCAAGCATTGTCGTTGCGTGAAAATTACATTGAACGAATTGAGCCTGGTTTTTATCAGCATGTACCGAATCTGTTAGAGACAAATATGTTTCAAAATCGTCTCAGAGAAGTTGGTCATAATATTTTGGCACCCCTGGTTCTCTTAACGGGTGCGAATTTCGTCGATAATTATTGTATCAATATGAGTGCATCAGATTCAAATACTTTGCTTGCACTGCAAAATGCTTTGAATGCAAATTGTTCAATGGTGCAGGAAAGTgatcaaaattaa